The Candidatus Kryptobacter tengchongensis nucleotide sequence ATAAGTTTCTTATCGGAGGGGAAACCAAATCTTTTAATGTTATCAAAATTCTCATCGTTTATCGTAAGATCAAGCCCTATGCCGTGAACAGGAAGATCAAAAACTATTTTTTCATATTTTGATAAACTCTCGTAATATGTATGAACGAAAATTTCAATCTTCTCAAGTCCATCCGTCAAGATTTTATAAGCTTCAATTAGAGTTGTAACATCTTCATCCTCAAGGTCAAGCACCAGAGATGGTTCATCAAGTTGTATTGTTTTGACTCCATTTTCTTCAAGTTCTTTTAAAATCATGTTGTAAACCTTTGATGCAGAAAAGACGAGGTCTTTAAATTTTGGGGTTTCATTTGCTTTTACCATATGAGTTAAAAGTTTGCCTTCCTGTTTCTGTGGAACTTTGCCAAGCCAGATGTATGTGAACGGACCGATGAGAACTGGTTTTGTTTCAATTCCAAGTTTTTCTTTGGCGAATTTATATGATTCAAGCGGACGATTTTTCAAGAGTTTAAATTCAACCTCAAATTCTGGGACGATGTAATGATAATTTGTATCAAACCACTTTGTCATTTCGCAGGCAATTGCGGTCTTGCTTCCTCTTGCCATTGCAAAATATGTGTCAAGATCAAGATTCCCTCCAAACCTTTTTGGAATCACACCGAGCATTGTTGATATATCAAGAACGAAGTCATAAAGTGAAAAGTCATTTGATGGTATGAGGTCAAGCTCTGCATTTTTCAGGATGGTGAGGCGTTGTATCTGAATTTTTTCAGCTTCGCTGTAAAGTTGTTCTTTTGTTATTTCACCAGCCCAGTAGCTCTCAACGACTTTTTTAAGCTCCCTGTTTGGACCAATCTTCGGATAACCAAAAGCGGTTGTTTTTATTGCCATATTTCTCTGATTTTGTTTTTAAGATTCGCTTTATGTTGTTTAAATTATACAAAAAAGAAAATCTTTTTGCAAAAGTTAATTTGTTTATCTTGAGCGTTAAAGACAAACAATTTCTTGGCTTGCATTTAATCGTTTTAAAAATTATATTACTAAAAAATCAAATTTCACTTGCCTATGGTTGAGGATATAAACTTTCTTAGAAATGTTTCAATCTTTGAGGAACTTCCTGAGAGGGATCTTGAGAAGATAGCAAAGCTTGGAACGAGAAAGGTATTCTCAAAGGGGAATGTGATTTTAATGGAGGATGAGATCGGAAGCGCGCTTTTTATTATAATTAATGGCAAGGTTAAAGTATCAAGACTGGATGAAACGGGTAGGGAAGTTATACTTTCAATTCTTGGACCCGGTGAGGTTTTCGGTGAGATGTCACTGCTTGACGGATTAAAAAGGTCTGCTACGGTTTCTGCGCTTACAGATACGGAAGTTTTAATAATTTATAGAGATGACTTTTTAAATTTGCTAAATAAACATCCACAAATAGCGATCTCGTTGTTAAGGGAATTAACTCAGAGATTGAGAAAGGCTGATATGCAGATTAAGAGTTTATCTTTGAAAGACGCTGAAGGGAGAATTGGTTGTGTTCTGATCATGCTTGCTGATGATCTCGGAAAGATGTATAAAGGTCATGTCATAGTTGAGGGGCTTCCTACTCAGCAAGACCTTGCAAATATGGCTGGGACATCAAGGGAAACAGTATCAAGGATTTTATCAAAGTTTGAGAAAAATGGCTTGATAAAAATTGAGGGGAAAAAGCTTATAATACTTGAGTATGAAAAAATGAAACAGATGTTTAAGTGAGAGTTGATTTACATTTACATACATACTATTCGGATGGAGTTTATTCGCCTGCGCAAGTCGTGATGAAAGCAAAAGAAAACGGTCTCAATATAATCAGCATAGTTGATCATGATACGACAGACGGGCTTGAGGAAGCAATTGAAGTTGGAAAAGAACTTGGCATTGAGGTCATACCCGGAATTGAACTAAGCTCAAGTATAAACGGAACAGATATACATATACTTGGTTATTTCATAAACTGGAAAGATGAAAATTTCCAAGTTCATCTGAGGGTTTTTCGTGAGCTGAGAATTCAGCGAGCGAAAAGAATCGTTGAAAAGTTGAATGCTCTTGATATACCTCTTGAATTTGAAAGCATTGTTGAGATGTCTAAAAGCTCAGCTATAAGTAGAGTCCATATAGCAAATGCCCTTGTAAAGTATGGATTTGTGAATGATTTTTACGAAGCTTTCAACAAATATCTAAGCCCTGGGTGCCCTGCTTATGAGAAAAACATTGATCTCTCACCGCGCAAGGCAATAAAATTAATATCAGATGTTGGTGGGTTGTCTTTTATAGCTCACCCCGGAAGGTTGCTCAGTGAGAACGATCTTGCAAGTTTAATTGAACTTGGCATTGATGGAATAGAAGTTATACATCCATCGCATAATGATGAACTTGTTAAATATTATAGAGCGATAGCAAGTGAATATTTTTTACTTGAAAGTGGAGGCTCAGATTTTCACGGAGGATTAAGGCATGATGAGCATTGTATTGGAGCTTATACTGTACCTTATAAGCTCGTTGAAATGATGAAACAAAGGTTAAATCTAAAATAAAAACGCGTGATAAATGAAAATTTTTGAGGGTAAGCTCATAGCACAGGGGTTGAAGTTTGGAATTATTGTAAGCAGGTTTAATGAACTTATAACATCAAAATTGCTTGATGGAGCAATTGATTGTCTTAAAAGACATGGTGCGGGTGAAGAAGATGTAGAAATTTTTTATTGCCCCGGTTCGTTTGAAATTCCGCTCGTTGCAAAAAAGATAGCGCAAACGGGGAAATACAACGCAATAATATGCCTTGGTGCTGTAATCCGTGGGGAAACCCCACATTTTGATTATATCGCTTCTGAAGTTTCTAAGGGTATTGCTCAAGTTCAGCTTGAAACAGGTGTTCCCGTTGCGTTCGGGATTTTGACAACTGACGATGTTGAACAAGCACTTAACAGAGCGGGCATAAAAAGTGGAAATAAAGGTTGGGACGCTGCTCTTACTGCTATTGAGATGGCCAACCTTTTAAACCAGATAAAAAAATAACTTTTACCATTTGCTGAGGAATTCACACAATTTATGCTTCTGTTTTTTCTTCCCAGAAGGGATTAACGCTAAACAAAATTATGAAATTTCCGAGTTATGAAAGGTGTAACTTTACGAATTTATTTTGTGACTTTTGTGCTTTTTTTTACATCCGCAAACCTTATATCGCAATTTGGGGAATGGAGAAATTACACAGATATGAAAAATGTCAGAAAAATTTTCGTCTCAACAAATGAAATCGTGGCTGGAACTGAAGGTGGAATTTTCATATTCTATCCAGATGAAAGAAAATTTGAAAAAATTCTAAAAGTTGATGGTCTTTATGATGTTGATATCAAAACAATGGCTGTGATCCCAGATAAAAATATCTTCGCTGGGTTTTCAAACGGTGTAATTGATATTTTAAACTTTTCATCAAAAAGCTATAAAGTCAAGCATGTCTTTGATATAATAAACTCGCCCGAGCCCGATAAAACTATAAATTTTTTAAAAGCGTATGGGGATACACTCTTCATTGGGACAAATTTTGGGCTTTTGACCTATAGAATTTCAAAACAAGAATTTATTGACACCTACAGGAGAATTTTCGCAGATGTTGAACGAAGTAAAGTTTTTGATGTTGAGGTTTTGAATGATACCATTTATGTAGCTACATCGGAGGGAGTCGCTAAAGGTTATAGGTTCAGCCAGATACTTGTTTCCCCAATGGGATGGAAAACATTAAGAATTTCTGGGGGAGTGAAAACTTTCGGGGTTTTAAGAGATAGAATTTACTTTGGAAATTCGGATGGGCTTTTTTTAATTGATGGTGATAACATTGTGAAAATTTCTTCTTTGCCTGTTAATTTAATTCACAGCGCTGGTGATTCAATCTTGGTTTCAACAGGACAAGAAATCTTTTCATATAAAGATAATCAATTGCAAAAAATTGCGGAACTGCTTTATGGAAATATAACTGACATATCAATGTGGCGCAATAAAATTGTCGCTGGAGTTTTTTCAAATGGCGTTGGAATCTTTGAAAATGGGGAATGGGATTTTTATTATCCTGATGGACCAAATGGAAATCAATTTTCAAATTTGGCTGTTGACAAAGATGGGAATCTATGGGTTGCGTCTTCAAAATTTATGGGCAAGGGCTTTTACAAATTTCAGCCCAAAGAGGGAAAATGGAAGAACTTTACAAAGAAAAATTTTCCTAAGATGTCTGATGATTGTTATAGGGTAAGGGTTGGGAAAAATTTTGTTTGGATTGGGACATGGGGCGGTGGTTTAATAAGGGTTGATGAAAATGATTCTTTGAAGATTTTTTCAAAGAATGAGGGGATAATGGGAGTAGTTGAAGATACAAATTTTGTCGTGGTAACCGACATCGCCGAGCAGGGTGATTATACTTGGATTTTAAACTATAAGCCGAGAAATTTAAATATAATTTATCTGATGCGGGGAGATTCAATTGTTTATTCATTTGTCAATGGTTACAATCTTTCACATTATCTTAACATACAGCTTGAGCTTGATGAAAAAGGAAGAAAATGGATTGTTTCGGAGCATGGGTTTATTTTTGCTTTTGATGATAATGGGACGATTTTTGATAAAAGCGATGATAAATGGATTGCGATTTCAAAAGCGGAAGGTTTAAACGGGAATCCAACGGTAATCAAATTTGACAATCGTGGAGACTTATGGGTTGGCACAAATTACGGACTTAACATAATTGTAAATACAGATGAACCGTTAAAAAGTGGAAGCATAAGAAATGTTTTTGCACTTCGCGATTTTTACATAAATGATATAGCAATTGACGGAGCAAACAATAAATGGGTTGCGACGAAAAATGGCGTATGGGTTTTATCGCCTGATGGGACAAGCGTCCTTGCACAGTATGACGCAAGCAATTCTCCAATTTTAAGTGATGATGTCAAAGCGATAGCTTTTGATCTAAATTCTGGCGTTGTTTATTTTGGGACTGACAAAGGATTAACAACTTTAAAGACGGAGTTTGCAAAACCAGTTGAAAATTTTAATACAATAAAAATTTACCCAAACCCATTTAACCCTGAAAGAGATTTAAATGTTGTAATTGATGGACTTGTTGCAAATTCAACAATAAAAATTTTCACAATAAGTGGAAACCTTGTGAAGACGATTTTAACTCCCGGCGGTAGAACTGGCATCTGGGACGGAAAAGATGAAAAAGGACAATATGCACCTACCGGGATTTATATCGTCGTTGCTTACAGTGAAGATGGAACGCAAGTTGGGATTGGGAAATTAGCTGTGTTAAGAGATTAAGTACTCATTGACTTCAAGAATTCCTTGTTATTTCTTGTTCCCCTCATGTTTTCAAGTAAGAATTCCATCGCTTCAACAGGTGACATCTCACTTAAAAGTTTTCTAAGTATCCAGACGCGGTTTAGCTCTTCGGGTTCAAGGAGCAATTCCTCTTTTCTTGTTCCCGTTTTGTTTATGTCAATTGCTGGGAAAATTCTTCTATCCGCAAGTTCCCTTGTCAGGACAACCTCCATATTGCCAGTTCCTTTGAACTCTTCAAATATAACCTCATCCATTCTGCTTCCGGTATCAATTAAGGCGGTTGCAACAATAGTTAAACTCCCTGCTTCTTCAGTATCTCTTGCAGCACCAAAGAATTTCTTTGGCTTGATCAAGGCACTTGCGTCAATACCGCCGGAGAGAATTCTTCCGCTGTGAGGTGTCACAAGGTTACTCGCCCTTGCAAGGCGTGTTAAACTATCAAGAAGGATTACAACATCTCTTCCAGATTCAACAAGTCGTTTCGCTTTTTCAAGAACCATATCTGCAACCTGCATATGTCTTTCAGGTGGTTCGTCAAATGTTGAACTTATTACTTCAACATCTGGACCAACGGAACGTTCCATATCCGTGACTTCTTCTGGGCGCTCGTCTATCAAAAGAATTATCAATTTAATTTCGGGATGATTTCTCATTATGCTATTTGCCATCTTTTGTAAAAGAACCGTTTTACCGGCTTTTGGTGGCGAGACGATTAAACCACGCTGTCCCTTCCCAATGGGGGCAAATAAGTCAAGTATTCTCATTGAATATTCACCTGGAACTGTCTCAAGTCGTATCCTTTTGGTTGGATAAAGTGGCGTAAGATTTTCAAACAAAATTCTTTCGCGAGCCTTTTCGGGAGCAAGACCGTTTACAGTTTCAATCCTAAGCAAAGCGTAAAATCTTTCTCCTTCCTTTGGTGGTCGCACTTGACCAGCAATTGTATCCCCAGTTTTCAAATTGAACTTTTTAATCTGGGATGGGGAAACATAAATATCATCCGGTGATGGGAGATAATTATATTTATCAGACCTTAAAAAGCCATAGCCATCTGGAAGGATTTCAAGCACACCTTTGCTAAATATAATCCCATTTTGTTCCTCTCCTTCTGCAGCTTCACCTGTGATAGTTCTCTGCTCCTGCATCTTTTCAAGGATTTTCATTATCAATTCTTGCTTCTTTAAATCGCTATAGCCAGTTAGACCAAGCTCTTTGGCAATTTTCTGAAGCTCGGCTACTTTTTTTGATTGCAGTTCTGCAATGTCCATTACCATTTTTGAATTCACCTCATTTTTGTTTTTATTTTTAAATTAAACACTCAATTTTGCGCTTTTCAATGTGGGCTATTACCTCCCCGACTAAATAGTGAGAACCCGTGATTAAAACTAAGTCTCCTTCGCTTGCTTTGCTCATGATAAAATCAAAAGCCTTATCAGAATCCTGAATATAAGTGGAATCAACGCCGTTTTGTTTAAAAATTTCATAGATTATCTTCGCCTCAAGAGCGCGACCAATTTTAGGTTGAGTTGCAACTGCAAAGTCAGCAACTTCAGAAAGCTTTTGAATCATTTTTTCATACTCTTTATCTCGCATTACTCCGAAGAGAATTAAAAGTTTATTTCGCTTGAAAATTTCAAGTTCAGAAACAAGTTGATCTATCGCGGGATAGTTGTGTGCCACATCAATTATGATTTTCGGCTTTTGTGAATAATTAGATAAGGACAAGAGCTCAAACCTACCTTTTAAACCTGAAAATTCCCTCACATTTAAAATCCCATCATACACACTTTCCATCTTAAAATTTACAAGACCAAGTTCCGAAAGCAATTCATAAGTTAGA carries:
- a CDS encoding CRP/FNR family transcriptional regulator, anaerobic regulatory protein; translated protein: MVEDINFLRNVSIFEELPERDLEKIAKLGTRKVFSKGNVILMEDEIGSALFIIINGKVKVSRLDETGREVILSILGPGEVFGEMSLLDGLKRSATVSALTDTEVLIIYRDDFLNLLNKHPQIAISLLRELTQRLRKADMQIKSLSLKDAEGRIGCVLIMLADDLGKMYKGHVIVEGLPTQQDLANMAGTSRETVSRILSKFEKNGLIKIEGKKLIILEYEKMKQMFK
- a CDS encoding 6,7-dimethyl-8-ribityllumazine synthase — its product is MKIFEGKLIAQGLKFGIIVSRFNELITSKLLDGAIDCLKRHGAGEEDVEIFYCPGSFEIPLVAKKIAQTGKYNAIICLGAVIRGETPHFDYIASEVSKGIAQVQLETGVPVAFGILTTDDVEQALNRAGIKSGNKGWDAALTAIEMANLLNQIKK
- a CDS encoding Por secretion system C-terminal sorting domain-containing protein; this encodes MKGVTLRIYFVTFVLFFTSANLISQFGEWRNYTDMKNVRKIFVSTNEIVAGTEGGIFIFYPDERKFEKILKVDGLYDVDIKTMAVIPDKNIFAGFSNGVIDILNFSSKSYKVKHVFDIINSPEPDKTINFLKAYGDTLFIGTNFGLLTYRISKQEFIDTYRRIFADVERSKVFDVEVLNDTIYVATSEGVAKGYRFSQILVSPMGWKTLRISGGVKTFGVLRDRIYFGNSDGLFLIDGDNIVKISSLPVNLIHSAGDSILVSTGQEIFSYKDNQLQKIAELLYGNITDISMWRNKIVAGVFSNGVGIFENGEWDFYYPDGPNGNQFSNLAVDKDGNLWVASSKFMGKGFYKFQPKEGKWKNFTKKNFPKMSDDCYRVRVGKNFVWIGTWGGGLIRVDENDSLKIFSKNEGIMGVVEDTNFVVVTDIAEQGDYTWILNYKPRNLNIIYLMRGDSIVYSFVNGYNLSHYLNIQLELDEKGRKWIVSEHGFIFAFDDNGTIFDKSDDKWIAISKAEGLNGNPTVIKFDNRGDLWVGTNYGLNIIVNTDEPLKSGSIRNVFALRDFYINDIAIDGANNKWVATKNGVWVLSPDGTSVLAQYDASNSPILSDDVKAIAFDLNSGVVYFGTDKGLTTLKTEFAKPVENFNTIKIYPNPFNPERDLNVVIDGLVANSTIKIFTISGNLVKTILTPGGRTGIWDGKDEKGQYAPTGIYIVVAYSEDGTQVGIGKLAVLRD
- a CDS encoding transcription termination factor Rho, with translation MVMDIAELQSKKVAELQKIAKELGLTGYSDLKKQELIMKILEKMQEQRTITGEAAEGEEQNGIIFSKGVLEILPDGYGFLRSDKYNYLPSPDDIYVSPSQIKKFNLKTGDTIAGQVRPPKEGERFYALLRIETVNGLAPEKARERILFENLTPLYPTKRIRLETVPGEYSMRILDLFAPIGKGQRGLIVSPPKAGKTVLLQKMANSIMRNHPEIKLIILLIDERPEEVTDMERSVGPDVEVISSTFDEPPERHMQVADMVLEKAKRLVESGRDVVILLDSLTRLARASNLVTPHSGRILSGGIDASALIKPKKFFGAARDTEEAGSLTIVATALIDTGSRMDEVIFEEFKGTGNMEVVLTRELADRRIFPAIDINKTGTRKEELLLEPEELNRVWILRKLLSEMSPVEAMEFLLENMRGTRNNKEFLKSMST